The Planococcus liqunii genome includes a region encoding these proteins:
- a CDS encoding Leu/Phe/Val dehydrogenase, protein MAIFDKMEQHDYEQLVFCQDKTSGLKAIICIHDTTLGPALGGTRMWNYATEEEAIEDAIRLGRGMTYKNAAAGLNLGGGKTVIIGDPLKDKNEEMFRAFGRFVQGLNGRYITAEDVGTTVADMDLIREETDFVTGVSPAFGSSGNPSPVTAYGVYKGMKAGALEAFGDDSLEGKTVTVQGVGNVAYTLCKHLHEEGAKLIVSDINEEAVQRAVNDFGAVAVAPNDIYSQEADIFAPCAMGAIINDDTIPQLKVKLVAGSANNQLKEERHGDELEARGIVYTPDFVINSGGVINVADELYGYNEERALKRVGTIYDSISKIFEISKRDGIPSYKAADRLAEERIERVAKSRSSFLRNEHNIISRR, encoded by the coding sequence ATGGCTATTTTTGACAAAATGGAACAACACGATTATGAGCAATTGGTTTTCTGCCAAGACAAAACTTCAGGACTTAAAGCAATTATCTGCATCCACGATACAACTCTTGGGCCAGCACTAGGCGGCACGCGCATGTGGAACTATGCAACAGAAGAAGAAGCGATTGAAGATGCGATCCGTTTGGGGCGCGGCATGACTTACAAAAATGCGGCAGCCGGCTTAAACCTTGGCGGCGGCAAAACCGTTATCATCGGAGATCCGTTGAAAGACAAAAACGAAGAGATGTTCCGCGCTTTCGGCCGCTTTGTCCAAGGCTTGAACGGCCGTTACATCACAGCTGAAGACGTAGGCACTACAGTTGCTGACATGGACTTGATCCGTGAAGAAACTGATTTTGTCACTGGCGTTTCGCCGGCATTCGGTTCTTCAGGAAATCCATCTCCGGTAACAGCTTACGGCGTCTATAAAGGAATGAAAGCTGGCGCTTTGGAAGCATTCGGCGACGATTCACTTGAAGGCAAAACAGTAACAGTTCAAGGCGTCGGGAACGTAGCTTACACACTTTGCAAACACCTTCACGAAGAAGGCGCAAAATTAATCGTATCAGACATTAACGAAGAAGCTGTCCAGCGCGCAGTAAATGATTTCGGTGCTGTAGCTGTAGCACCAAATGATATCTACTCACAAGAAGCTGACATTTTTGCACCATGCGCAATGGGCGCCATTATCAACGACGACACAATTCCTCAACTAAAAGTGAAATTGGTAGCTGGTTCTGCCAACAACCAGTTGAAAGAAGAACGCCACGGCGACGAATTGGAAGCACGCGGCATCGTCTACACACCTGACTTCGTCATCAACTCAGGCGGCGTAATTAACGTGGCTGACGAATTATACGGATACAACGAAGAACGTGCATTGAAACGCGTCGGCACAATCTACGACAGCATTTCAAAAATCTTTGAAATCTCAAAACGCGACGGAATCCCAAGCTACAAAGCAGCAGACCGTTTGGCTGAAGAACGCATCGAACGCGTTGCCAAATCAAGAAGCTCATTCCTGCGCAACGAACACAACATCATCAGCAGAAGATAG